A single Lolium perenne isolate Kyuss_39 chromosome 6, Kyuss_2.0, whole genome shotgun sequence DNA region contains:
- the LOC127305871 gene encoding peroxidase 2-like: MKLSVVLLFSLVALQAALLGVPSAEASGLKVGYYNKKCRGVEDVVKGHIVRAIKKNPRVGAALVRLVFHDCFVRGCDGSVLLDKSAQNPNPEKEAKANIGLAAFDILEMIKADIEKKCPGVVSCSDILVYAARDATKILSKGHINYDVPAGRLDGFVSSASQAQTELPDSTFTAQQLIKSFALKNFDVEEMVILSGAHSIGMAHCSSFKGRLAAPADQINPAYRNLLNYKCGQSANPPVVNNVRDEDYTTVAKYMPGFKSRVRKIRDLFDNSYYHNNLARIVSFNSDWQLLTHTEARGHVHEYADNGTLWNEDFAASMVKLSMLPMPAGSKGGIRKKCSIVSY, encoded by the exons ATGAAGCTCTCCGTGGTTCTCCTGTTTTCCCTGGTTGCCCTCCAAGCTGCGCTGCTTGGCGTGCCATCGGCAGAGGCTAGCGGACTGAAGGTCGGCTACTACAACAAGAAATGCAGGGGCGTGGAGGACGTCGTCAAAGGGCACATCGTCCGGGCTATCAAGAAGAACCCCCGTGTTGGCGCCGCTCTTGTTCGGCTCGTATTCCACGACTGCTTCGTTAGG GGATGCGATGGCTCTGTCCTCCTTGACAAATCCGCACAAAACCCTAACCCGGAGAAGGAGGCGAAGGCGAACATCGGGCTCGCCGCCTTTGACATCCTTGAGATGATCAAGGCCGACATCGAGAAGAAATGCCCCGGCGTAGTGTCGTGCTCCGATATACTTGTCTACGCTGCCCGTGACGCCACCAAAATTCTCAGCAAGGGGCATATCAACTACGACGTCCCCGCCGGCCGCCTCGATGGCTTTGTCTCCTCGGCATCCCAGGCCCAAACGGAGCTCCCGGACTCCACCTTCACCGCCCAACAGCTCATCAAAAGCTTCGCCCTCAAGAATTTTGACGTGGAGGAGATGGTCATCCTCTCTGGAGCGCACTCCATCGGCATGGCACACTGCTCGTCCTTCAAGGGCCGTCTCGCTGCGCCTGCAGACCAGATCAACCCGGCCTACCGCAACCTGCTCAACTACAAGTGCGGCCAGAGCGCTAACCCGCCCGTGGTCAACAACGTCCGCGACGAGGACTACACCACCGTCGCCAAGTATATGCCAGGGTTCAAGAGCCGGGTGCGCAAGATCAGGGACTTGTTCGACAACTCCTACTACCACAACAACCTCGCTAGGATCGTTAGCTTCAACTCCGACTGGCAGCTGCTGACGCACACGGAGGCGCGGGGCCACGTCCATGAATATGCGGACAATGGCACGCTCTGGAACGAGGATTTCGCCGCATCCATGGTCAAGCTCAGCATGCTGCCCATGCCGGCGGGAAGCAAGGGCGGGATCAGGAAGAAGTGCAGCATCGTCAGCTACTAA
- the LOC127305872 gene encoding uncharacterized protein, whose product MISSQEEGTAAFSFKDGNRLCSLFLRQQGLIKKKRRWLASLHPELGVPFRLKRPKFLKEVYLAESDVRTDEVSSERVRSNIEKSFGLQWNCYNHHVVLDGFELFKLQKQKDGSLCPESLKIMHHTISKLSNGALDSVAKIVTHNGTSFRKIRPTVMKIVKDHLPKYLAELDTENSKILLSGILTSPCSYQSDSVCLATPVSPMLLSSLNEALAGLDEISQQAAIAINRKLIKKSCPPEFLHVSRTSSRSHLVNLIRKRCESMIAKLQEGQDLPKNFAKALSVMKLHQKLTLRSMDISQSEFFPFSRGTMSLQQDILNALWLLPKINTNEMKLLRSIMGQVSEVKMASFKAAVRKYLTECLFECDDGNLPDLALRAIGFLVGMSPTCQQVILTEERKEVEVDAVLDLSSRLRSFARCAIEEGLSDDEFSLESYSGSEDNDFVLTGSNYFGSLSEQHMDEGCCSNFTIKNAEGSEYVGGAGHYGDNEAAASMKDPCLKGNVKMTRCFEEDLSEVCDDTASTAHKFIGQILKNMLTENEVADEISGCYLGGSSNSEDPRVPDTKNPKADIVMNAVQGLLPNLPKSSMDKVRRILDGAEQ is encoded by the exons ATGATTTCTTCACAGGAAG AGGGTACGGCTGCCTTCTCTTTCAAGGATGGTAACAGGCTGTGCTCTCTTTTTCTGCGTCAGCAAGGTCTGATCAAGAAGAAGCGAAG ATGGCTTGCTTCGTTGCATCCCGAATTAGGGGTCCCTTTCAGACTTAAACGACCAAAATTTCTCAAAGAAGT ATATTTGGCTGAATCGGATGTCAGGACCGATGAA GTGTCCAGCGAGAGAGTAAGATCTAACATCGAAAAAAGTTTTGGCTTGCAATGGAATTGCTACAATCACCATGTAGTTCTGGATGGTTTCGAGCTTTTTAAGTTGCAGAAACAGAAGGATGGCTCTCTCTGTCCAGAAAGCTTGAAGATTATGCACCACACAATCAGCAAATTAAGCAATGGAGCACTTGATTCAGTGGCTAAAATTGTCACCCATAATGGGACTAGTTTCAGGAAAATTAGGCCTACAGTGATGAAAATCGTGAAGGACCACCTTCCAAAATACTTGGCCGAGTTGGACACTGAAAATAGCAAGATTCTGTTGTCTGGCATTTTAACAAGTCCATGCAGCTATCAATCTGATTCTGTCTGCCTTGCAACACCTGTTTCACCAATGCTTCTGTCATCTTTAAATGAAGCTTTAGCTGGGCTTGATGAAATTTCCCAGCAAGCTGCTATTGCAATCAATAGAAAGCTCATTAAAAAGTCATGTCCCCCAGAATTCCTGCATGTATCTCGAACTTCCAGCAGAAGCCACCTCGTTAACTTGATAAGGAAAAGATGTGAAAGTATGATAGCAAAGCTGCAGGAAGGCCAGGATCTtccaaagaactttgcaaaagcaCTGTCAGTGATGAAACTACATCAGAAACTAACACTAAGGAGCATGGATATCTCACAGTCAGAGTTCTTCCCCTTTTCGCGTGGAACTATGTCACTGCAGCAAGATATCCTGAATGCTCTTTGGTTGCTACCAAAAATCAATACTAATGAAATGAAATTGCTGCGTTCCATTATGGGTCAAGTTTCTGAAGTTAAGATGGCATCATTCAAAGCAGCTGTGAGGAAGTACTTGACAGAATGCTTGTTTGAGTGTGATGATGGTAATTTACCAGATTTGGCACTACGTGCTATCGGTTTCTTAGTTGGAATGTCTCCTACATGTCAGCAGGTTATTCTCACAGAAGAGAGAAAGGAAGTTGAAGTAGATGCTGTCTTGGATTTAAGCAGTCGCCTTAGATCTTTTGCACGTTGTGCCATAGAAGAAGGCCTGAGTGATGATGAATTCAGCTTAGAGAGTTACAGCGGCAGCGAAGATAACGATTTTGTACTCACTGGGAGCAACTACTTCGGTTCACTTTCGGAGCAGCACATGGATGAGGGCTGCTGTTCAAATTTTACTATCAAGAATGCTGAAGGCTCTGAATACGTGGGTGGTGCTGGACATTATGGAGACAATGAAGCTGCTGCTAGTATGAAGGATCCTTGTTTGAAGGGCAATGTGAAGATGACTAGATGCTTTGAAGAAGATCTCTCTGAAGTATGTGATGACACCGCAAGTACAGCACACAAATTTATTGGGCAAATTCTTAAAAACATGTTGACTGAAAATGAGGTGGCTGATGAAATTTCCGGATGTTATCTTGGAGGCAGTTCTAATTCTGAAGATCCTCGAG TTCCTGATACAAAAAACCCAAAAGCTGACATTGTGATGAATGCTGTCCAGGGTCTCCTACCTAATCTGCCAAAAAG CTCCATGGACAAAGTTAGAAGGATACTGGATGGTGCTGAGCAGTGA